GACCGGATCTTCCTGGCCGATAACCAGACCTGGGAGCAGCCCGTCGGCCTGAGGCCCGGCCATAACGGCACGAACATGAAGGTCGATTTCCTCCTGTATAAGGATGGGAACACGACGTCTCCCTATCGTGAATGCTATCTCCGGGTCAATGTGACGGGTGGAGAGCCGCCATATTTTTCTTCTCTTGCAATAATTTTTGCTGTGTTGAATTGCTCCTGTATTTTAAGCTTTTTAAGAGGACGGAGGGCACTATTTTTCACCACAAAGGCACGATGGCACGGAGGCCCACAAAGTCTTTTTTATAATTAAGAGACAAAGGGCACAAAGCTGCTTTTTGAACTTTTAAGATACAGGATATGAAGGCACGATGGTAAAAAATATTCTTGTTCATTCCATTGTGTCTTTGTATCCTTCGTGCCCTGATGTTAATGAACCGGCTTTGTGATTCTTTGTAACTTAATTTAAAAAGAAAACTTTGTGAGCCTCCGTGCCATCGTGCCTTTGTGGTGAAAAATAGTGTCCTCCGTGCCCTTAAAAAGCATAAAATACGAGAGCAATTCAACACAGCATAATTTTTAACTTACAAGCCTAAAACAGGACTGCTTAGCCTCGCATATCGGGCATATCCCGGGCGGCTTTCCCTCGACCACGAGACCACAGCCGCCGCAAACATAAAGCCCGCCGATCTTCGGCTCCTCGGCTGCATGCTCGATGAAGCCAAGCATATTCCTCAGCATCTCATAATGCGCTTTTTTCACCTGCGCTATCCGCTCGAAGCTCTGTGCCGCCTGCATCTCGCCCTGAGACCTGGCGGCGGCTGCAAGGGGCGGGTAGAATTCCTCGCCCGCCTCCTGTGCGGCCTCGGACGCCTTTGTCAGGTTATCCACGGTACGATCCAGGATGAATGGCGCCGAAAAATATACGCAGTACTCGCCCAGCAGCTCCTTTGCCTGCCGATAATGCGCGATCGCATGCACCTGCCCGGCGAAGGTCAGCGCACGGAAGAGGCGGGCGACATTCGGGAAGTTCTCGTACCCGGCCTGCTCCGAAAAGATAAGGTAGCGCATATGAGCGGCGCTCTCGGCCCCGAAAGCGTCCCTCACGCTCCGGGCCGTGGCCTTTTTCATATTTCGGCCACCGGCGCCACGGGCTTTTTATCGGCAACGCCGATGCGCATCATCGTGCTGAACAGGTCATTCGCCTTCTTGAGCTGCTTCCTCGCCGTGGACGCGGGCTTGTCTTTCTTGTGCTCGTCGTAGATGCGAATGGCCTCGTTATAGGCGGCGATGGCGCTGTCGCATGCGCCGATGGCGCTCTCGTAGCGCTTCTCGCGGAAATGGATCTCAGCCATATTGGCGTGGGTCTGCCCTATGCTGGTCTTAAGGAACGCGTAGCGCTCGGGCATGGCCTTCGCGTCGAGCGCCTTCGCCGCGGCGGAGTACGCGCCCAGCGCGCTGGATGCGTGCTTCAGCGACAGGTCGAACATGCGGGACTTCAGGTAGACTTCGCTCACAATGGTGTGGGCGAAGCCCATGTTCGAGGAGGCCTCCACATAGTCCTCCCGCGAGCGCTTTTCGAAGAACTTTACCGCGTCCGGATAGAGCGACAGCGCGCTCCGGGCGGCCTGGATGGCATCATCGTAGCGCCTGCCGCGGCAGTACTCGTCGGCCAGGAACGTATAGGCGCAGGCGGCTTTTCCCCGGTACAGCGCCGAATCCCATGGATATACTTTTACGTCGAGCAGCCGGCCCGAGTCCTCGAAGGCCTGCGCGGCGCTCTTGTATCCTTTCACCGGGTTCCTGACCTTCGCCAGTGCGAGGTACGCCATGCCGATCTCTCCCTTGATACAGGCGTGGTCGAGCGGGGTGGCCTCGGCCGTCCGGGCCGTCAGCGCCTCGAAAAGCGCCGTAAGGGCCTTATTCGCCTGCTCCTCCGAGTCGCCGGCCTCGGCGAGCCTCCGGTAGACGCCGCCCATGGCAAATAGTACGCCGTCGTACTCCTCGGCGACGAACATGCGGGTGGCGGACGCCTTCTCGGCCATAGCTGCGGCCAGCTCCAGCGCCTCATGGCGCCCGGTGCGGTCGAATATGGCCGTATATGTTTCCATCATCTTAGTCTCCAGCCGGTTCAGCATGCGCTCGTCCAGGCCTGTGGAGCACACGTTGAAAAGGCCGCCCAGCGACCGGAACGCGAGGGAAGCCGTGCCCGCGTGGAGCGAAGAGCTCGAGACGTCCGCTATCGAGTCGATCGAATGGTAGACGATATCGTGCCGGCAGTGCCTTGCCGCGATGGCCGCCGTCTCGCCCATAAGGGATACCATGGAGGCCGAGAGCGCGATGGACCGGGCGCTGTCCGGCGGCTCCAGGGCCAGGCGTTTCGTCTCTTCGAGCGCCATGAGCACCGTCTCGCTATCGCCGCGCAGACAGAGCTTATCGAGCATCGCAGTAAATTTCAAGCCTACATCTCCCCGGAGAACGGGCCTTTGTAGCGCCGCCGGGCCGGCGGGGCCTTCATGGTCCATGAGCTGGCCGCGCATCTCTTCCAGATGCCGGGATAAAATGCGCCCGGGCTTCGCGCTCTCGATGGTATCGTAACAGTACAATACCAGGGCCGCGATGCCCAGGGCGGAAAGCCCTAGCGCCAGCTCCACATCAAAGCCCACGAAATATTCGGGCTTGAAGGCCAGGTCGCTGGCGACGTAAACAATGGGCAGTGTCATCAGGGCGCCATAGGTGGCGGGCGCCGTATAGCTTAAAATGCTGCGGCGGTAGCCGTTGCGTTCGGATGCGGCGTACCGGAGGGCGCCCGTGACGAGCAGCGCACAGCAGAGGACGGCGACATCGCAGATCAGGAGGGCGCTTAACAGGGTGTCCAGCTCGTCAACGGTCAGCACGACCTTCGATAAGTATGCCTCGACAATGATGAACACGGATGCGACGGCCAGCAGCGACAGCACGGTCGCCGCCGCTGTGCCGATCTCGGGCTCGGATTTTTTAGGCGCCTGCACCTTAGATACTTGCCTGTTATGGCGATTGAGGACGGCCGGTAGAAGCTTCACAAATTAATAAATAATATTAAATATATTTAATATTTGCCATATAAATAGTGGCTTATAGGCCGTCAGTCCCGTATCCGCATGGACATGAACGGCCCGTCCCTCGCGAACCCGAGCTTCCTGTAATATGGCCGTACGCCGATGCCGCTCATGACCGCCAGCTTCCCGTAGCCCGCCTCTTTCGCCAGGCTCCGGGCCTTATTTAAAAGTTCTATGCCGTAGCCACGGTGCTGCCAGTTCCCGTCTTTCTCGCCGATGGGCACCATCCGGCCGTAGACGTGTAATTCACGGATCAGCGCCGCGTCCGCCAGCTCCGTGCGGTGAGGCCGGCAGGGGAACCGGAGCCGGGCGAACCCGATGAGCGCGTCGATGTTCGTCTCCTCGAACGAGATGAAGTGCTCCAGGCCGCCGCAGGCCTCGTATTTTTCCACGCCGAGCTTAACCTGTTCCGGGTCGGCTTTGAGGCCGTTCAGGGCCTTATGGCCGACCTCGCGGCATCGGATGCAGTGGCACTGCTTTCCCTCCCGCTGCATGATATCGCCCGCGAGCTGCCGCACGTTGCTTTTGACGACGCCGGCGGCGATGTGCTTTACTGGTATATCCCTCTGGATGCGCTGGAGTCGTACCCACTTCGGCAGGCGCTCCTTAATACGGGCCAGCAGTAGCGCCGCCTCTTCGCTCGTATAGGGCGTGTACTCCCCCCGCTCCCACTGGTCGTAGAGCTTCGTGCCCTGAGTGACCAGCGTCGGGTATATCTTCAGATAATCTGGGCAGAACCTGCCGTCGGTGAACAGCGTCTCGAAGGAGCGCAGGTCCGTTTCGAAGCTCGAGCCGGGCAGCCCGGGCATCATATGGAACCCGACCTTTATGGCCGAGTCCCGCAGCGCCCGGTTGGCCTCGACGCTGTCCGCGACCGTGTGGCCGCGCTCGATGCGCTTTAAAATAAAGTCATAGGTGCTCTGGACGCCAAGCTCAACTTTAGTCACGCCCATGTCCAGCATGCGGTCGATATGCTGAACGCGGCACCAGTCCGGCCGGGTCTCGAATGTCATCGCAACGTTACGGACGGCCGCCTCCTCGTTCACCGCCTGCGCGTCCTCCGGATATTTAGTATACAGGGGCTCAACGCCGAAGTCGTTCATTGCGTCGAGGCACCGCTTCACGAACCACTGCTGATAATCGAGAGGGCGGGCCGTGATGGTGCCGCCCATGACGATGAGCTCGGCCTTGTCCAGCTCGTGCCCGATCTGCCGGAGCTGGCTCAGGCGGGCCGTGACCTGGCGGTACGGGTCGTAATTCTCCTGGATGGCCCGGAGCGCCGCCGGCTCGGCGCCCGTATAGCTCTGGGGCGAGTTGAATACGGAATCCACGCCGCCCGGGCAGGGGACGCACTTGCCGTGCGGGCATTTATAGGGGGAGGTCATGACTGCGACGACGGCGACGCCGGACATCGTCCGGACCGGCCTCTTCTGAAGAATACCCAGCACGGCGTCGTGGTCGTCGCCCGCCTCCCGGAGTATGTCCGAATTCCGGGGCAGCTGCGAAAGATGATACCGTATGCTCACCATCTTCTTCGCCTTGTTCAGTTCGGCCTGCGTGGCGACGTCGCCCGCGACGATGAGCGAGACCAGCTCCCGGCAGGCGGCCCTCGTGTTTTCCATGTCGCTGCACCTTATGCCTGTGATATATTGTATTTTTCCCTGGCCCGTTGACGGCAAAGAATATATCAATTAATGACTAAACTTTGTCTTCGTTATCGAATAAATCTTTAAAGGATATAGATGACCCGTATTTCGATTAAATTGGCCGTAATATCGCTCGTGCTCGTCTGCACGCTGTCCATTGCGGCACCCGCTCTCGCCCAGTCGACTGTCATAAAGGTCGATGTGTACCCGAACGGGGACGCCCGATGGACCACGGAGAAGATGATACCGCTGGATACGCCGGACGACGTGGCCGGATGGGACGCGACCGCCGCCCAGGGCACGAAATCCTACCTGGCCGACTTTACGATAAAAATGAAAGACTACGTGGCCAGGATCAGCGATATGACCGGCCGCAACATGACGGTGAAGGACGTCAACGTGACGGTCCAGAAATCGCAGCCATATGCCCTGTCGGATAACGGCTCGCACACATATGGCGTCATTAGCTATCAATTCACGTGGACCGGCTTTGCCATGGCCAGCGGGAACGCCCTCGAGGTCGGCGACGCGTTCGTCGACGGATATTTGATGAACGCGGGCGATTCCATCACTTTTACTCTGCCGGCTGGATACAATATCACGAGTATATCCCCGGACGCGGATGACTTTAAGAAGTCTTACCAGCCTCAGGTCCGATGGGTGATGGATTCGACCAATGATTCCGACTTCCGGCTGTTCCCGGGGGGAGAGCCTTCCATTATCATGGAAAAGACTGCTGTCGCCACGGCGTTCAGCTTAGAGTGGTGGATGCTCGTGCCGGTCATTCTCGTCTCAGCCATCGCCGGATTCGGTGTCGCGTATCTGCTCCTGAGGAGGCCTCAGCCTGAGGCGCCCCCGGTGCCGGACATGGACCTGCCGGACGCGGAAGTCGAGGCGGCCGAAGAGCTTCCCGGGCCGGGTGAGGAGGGCCGCTTCATGTCCGACGAGGAGCGGATCGTCAAGTTCCTGGAAGAGGCCGGAGGCCAGATGTTCCAGTCGGACTTGGTGAAAAAGACCGACTTCTCGAAGTCCAAGCTCAGCATGGTGCTCACTGACCTCAAGGAGAAGGGCACCATCATCAAGATTAAAAAGGGCAAGGAGAACCTGATCCGCCTCAACAGGCCCGACAAGCAGGAAGAGCCCCCGAAAGAATGAGGGGTGTGAAAGTACTCCTTTATCTTTTTTACTTCTTGCTTTACCGGTTGTGCCTTCTCGGAGTGGGCACCGCCGACTGGCATAATTTTTTAAGCAATGAGGCCTGCTTTGTATACGGGATAACATGAGCTCTATTAAACGTGGCTGTGGAGAGCCGATATTGCTTATCAGCGAAAGCTACCACAGCGCGGACATGTACTATGCGACGGGCTTCCTGGCACCCGACCGTTTTGTGTATATCTGCCAGGACGATAGTGAGTACCTCTTCGTCAGCCAGATGGAGTACGAGAGGGCGAAAAAACAGTCTAAGGTCAAGAACGTTCATTCCATGGAAGAGTATGATTACCTTAACCGCCTGAGGTCCCTGAAGGACCCGGACCTCGCTCTGGTCGACACGCTCGTGGCGATCTTTAGCTCGATAAATATAAAGAAAGTCAGGGTACCGGCGGACTTTTCACTGCTGCTGGGCGACCTGCTGCGGTCGAAGGGCATCACGGTCGTCCCGACGCCCCGCCTCTTCGAGGAGGCCCGCTCGGTCAAGACGCCGGACGAGCTGGAGAAAATAAAGAAGGCGCAGGCTGTGAACGAGAAGGCCATGGCCCACGCCATCGAGATCATAAAGAAGTCGCAGCCCGTGAACGGCGTGCTCTACTACGAGGGCAGGCCGCTCACATCGGAGCTACTCCAGAGGGAGATCGAGATGGTCTTCATCGCCAACGGCTACGATACCAACGACAGTATCGTCGCGGCCGGCCCCCGCTCCTCCGACCCGCACTTCGCGGGCGAGGGGCACGTCAAGGAGAATGAGCCCATCGTGATCGATCTGTTCCCGTATGGTAAAAAGGACCGCTACTATGCCGACATGACGCGGACGGTCGTCATGGGCAGGCCGTCAGCCGAAATACAAAAGATGTACGACGTCACGCTCGAGGCCCAGAATATTGCGCTGAAGGCGATCAAGGCTGGCATTACCGGCAAGTACGTGAACGACCTCGTCTGCGAATGCTTCGAGAAGCACGGCTATGGCACGACCCGGACTAAATCGGCGGAGGGCTTCATCCACTCGACGGGCCACGGCGTGGGCATCGACATCCACGAGCTGCCTTCTATCAGCGAGTCCGGCCTGGAGCCCCTCAAGGCGGGGCAGGTCGTCACCGTGGAGCCCGGGCTGTATATCAAGGGCGTGGGCGGCGTCCGCATCGAGGACATGGTCGTCGTCACGGATACGGGCTGTATCGATCTCACGAACATGCCTAAGAACCTGGTGATTTGATGGAGCCGGAGATACTGGAAAAGTACAGGAAGGCCGGGGCTATCCTTAAGGAGGTCCGGGAGAACGCCGTGCCCCGGGTGAAAAAAGGGGCGAAGCTCCTGGACGTGGCAGACGCTATAGAAGCAGAAATAATCGAAAAGGGCGCGAAGCCGGCCTTCCCGGTGAACATTTCCATTAATCAGGAAGCCGCACACGACTCGCCGGGCGTCGACGACGAGCGGGTGTTCGGCGACGACATGGTCAAGGTGGACATCGGCGCCCACATCGACGGCTACATCGCAGACACGGCCGTCACCGTCGACCTTTCGGGTAACCCGGACCTGGTCAAGGCGTCCAGGACGGCGCTGGAGCAGGCGATAAAGCTTGTCCGGCCCGGCGTAAACACCACCGAGATCGGGGCCGTCATCGAGGAGACCATCGAGGGCTTCGGCTTCAAGCCTATATACAACCTCACGGGCCACGGCCTGGGCCACTACGTCCAGCACTCCGAGCCCGCCATACCCAATAAGCGCATCGGCCAGGGCGTAAAGCTGGAGGCCGGCCAGGTCATCGCCATCGAGCCGTTCGCCACGAATGGCATCGGCATCGTGGTCGAGGGCTCGTTCATCGAGATTTTCAGCCTGATCCACACGAAGCCCGTGCGCATGCCCCATGAGCGGGAGCTGCTCAAGAAGATCCAGGAGTATAACGGCCTGCCTTTCGCCAGGCGCTGGCTCAAGGACATCAAGTACGTCGACAAATCTCTGACATCGCTCATGCGGCAGGGCATCATCCACGGCTACCCGGTCCTGGTCGAGCACCAGCACGGCCTCGTATCCCAGGCGGAGCACACCATGATCATCACCGAGGACGGCAGCGAGCTCACGACCTGAACGTTAGAGTTATATTGCTGGGCCGATATTTCTTCTACCGTAAATTATGAAAAAGCCAGCCCTTTTATGCCGTATCGTACTGGCATCCGCCGCAGTAGCCCTGGCTCTTGCCGTTTCCGGCTGTATGAACCCGATGGGCCCGCCGCCTGTGTCGGTGACGATCGCCCCGACGTACTCGCCCCCGACGTTCACGCCTATTCCGACAGTCACGACTCAGCCTACGCCGACGACGACCCCCTGGAATGGGGAGATGGTCAGGCTCTATGGCAATGTGACCGTGAAGAGCGGCGAGCACGTCTACGGCACGGTCAAGGTTAGCTATCTGGACAAGAACTACTGGGACGAGTACCCGACCGCGAAGTACGACACGGACCAGGGCGGCTCCTATTCCATGAGCGTGCGGGCGAATGTGCCGTTTAAGGTGACCCTGGGCTACCTGTACACGGACCGCCTGCCCTATGTCATGAACACGTATCTCTATGACGACAAGATCTATACGCTCCAGAACGATATGCAGCTCGATTTCGAGGTCAAGTCGTCGAACGCCACGCAGGTGAAGTAGGGCGAACGCGTAAAAGTTCCCCAAACTTTTTTAGAGTCCGCCCCGTATCATAAACGGGGGATAATTAGTGCGAAAAACGATATTGAAAACACTTCTCACGGTTTCCATGCTGGCCATGTTCCTGGCGGCCATGGCGCCCGCCGCATACTCCGACCACTGGGGGGATTCGGAGGACGGCGGGTGGCACCACGGGCATATGGCGGGCATGGTAAAGCGGGTCGATATACCGATCGCCGTTACGGGCACATCGGATAATTCTGCGACGTTCACGGTCCAGGGAATGGCCATCGAGGGTAAAAAGGGCAAGGTCATGGTCGTCACCCTGGATCAGCCCTTAACAGGGAAATATAACATGACCAGTGATATGGCCTATATATCCACCGGCAATATGGGCAAGGGCATGGGTGGCATGAACATACGCGTGGACGCGGCGAATAATTCGGCGATACCCGTCGCCGGCGCATCTGCCGTACTGGGCCTGGGAGGCATTCACACCGAATACATGGGCAAGGACTACACCATCGCGACGTTCGGTAAATTATCCGTCTACCTGCCCGACGGCACGGCCAGGATGTATGACCTGGAAAAGCCCGTGAAGGTCATCAAGTCTAAGGAGCGGAAGATGGTCATCTGGGACGCCTACCCGGCCTTCACTAAGGCTCTGGCGGATGCCATGAAGGGTGGCGCCACGTTCCCTGCCGACGCAGCGCCCCTTAAGCTGACGGACTATGCCGCCTCCGTGATGAGCGGCATGCCGCAGCGGATCGGCGATACGAAGCCAATGGCGGAGCCGCCCGCATAGGGCGGCCATATTTTTTTAGCCGTTAAAGTCTCCTTTAAAATATAGAACGATAAGTATCTTAACCCCCCAGCCCAATAACAAATGATCACCATGAAGATGCTCATCGATGGCGAATGGACGGACGCGGCATCCGGCGAAACCTACGAAGTCCGCAACCCGGCCAGCGGCAAGCTCCTGGACACGGCGCCCCTCGGCGGCGCGGAAGACGTAAAGCGAGCCGTCGACGCGGCCCGTGAGGCACAGAAAAAGTGGTCCGCGATGCCTGCACGGGACCGGGGCAGGATATTTTTTAAGGCGGCACAGCGCATCCGGGACCGGCAGGCTGACCTGGCCACGATGCTCACAATGGAGCAGGGCAAGCCCTTCAAGGAGGCGAGAGACGAGATCCAGGGCTTCGCCAATATCCTGGAGTACTATGCGGGCATTTCGGCGGCGCTGGAGGACGGCCTCATACCGCTGGCGCAGGGCAAGCGCGGTGCGGTGCTGAGAAGGCCAATCGGCGTCTGCGGCGCCATCATTCCCTGGAACGTCCCCGGCATCATCATGGGCTGGAAGGTCGGCCCGGCCCTCATCACGGGCAACACGCTCGTCCTGAAGCCGGCCACCACGACGCCTCTGACGAACCTGTCTCTGGCGTATGCCATGGGCGAGGCAGGCCTGCCGAAAGGCGTCCTCAACGTCGTCACGGGCCCCGGCAAAAGCGTCGGGGACGAGATCGTCCGGAATCCCGGTGTTAGAAAGATATCCTTCACCGGCTCCATCGAGACGGGAAAGCGCGTGCTCCAGGCCGTATCGGCGTCCATGAAGCGGGTTACGCTAGAGCTTGGCGGCAGCGATCCGATGATCGTCTGCGACGACTTCGACATAAATAAGGCCGTGGCGGGCGCGGTCCACGGGCGGTTCTATAACTGCGGCCAGACCTGCACGGCGGCGAAGCGCCTATTCGTCTTCGAGGCGATCGCCGACGAGTTCATCGGCCAGCTAAAATCCCGGGTAGAGCGCCTCAACGTGGGCAACGGCATGGACGAAGGCGTCGAGATGGGACCCCTGAATAATCGGGCCCAGTGGGAGCAGATCAAAGGGCTCGTCGAAGAGGTGCGTACAAAAGATGAAGGCCGTGTTATCGTGGGAGGGCGCGTGCAGGACGGAGAGCAGTACAGGAATGGCTTCTTTTACATGCCCACGCTTGTAACGAACGTGGCGCCGGATTCCCGGCTCCTCCGGGAGGAGGTCTTCGGGCCGGTCCTGCCCATTGTGGTCGTGAAAGGCCTGGACGAGGCCATCGAGCGGGCGAACGACACGAAGTACGGCCTGGGCTCCTCTATCTGGACGAATGACATGGAAAAGGCCAAAGCCGCCTGCGAAAGGCTAGAGTCGGGCATCACCTGGATCAACCAGCACGTCAAGCTGCCCCCCGAAATGCCGTTCGGCGGCGTCAAGGAGAGCGGCATAGGCCGCGAAAACGGGCTGGAGACCATCGACGCGTACTACGAGCTCAAGAGCATCATGCTGTGACAATCCACAATTACGATTATGCATTAAGTGAATATGAGAAAAAGGCCCGGTTCCGACATATACAATCGATGATTCTGTCCATTAATACTACCGATCCCAAATGTTGTGTTATATTCTAATGTCCGGACGCAGCGATATTTATGCATTTTTTTTGTCTATTTCACCCTTGCTTCCCTGAAGGTATTGTCGGGAGCGACTTTAGTTACTGTAAAAATTGATAATCAATATATCCTCCGGAAGATAGCTTTTATCCGGGTGATTGGATTGTTCAGAGAGAATCGGTCAATTAAATATGCGGCGTTAGTCCTGGCTATCGTTTTCGTCGGATCCGTTCTTGTCAGCGGTCTTGCCATGGCTAAGACTCCCGTTAGCGGATCGACAGATAAAGTACTTTTTAAAGTTAAAAACCCTCATACCGTGGCAAAGACTCCTAACGCGGCCACGAAAGCTATGACAGTAAAGCCTACCGCGAAAACAAAAGCGGTCGTAAAGCCGACGGTAAAGCCTACTGTGAAAAAAATGGTGGTCGTAAAGCCGACGGTAAAGCCGACCGCAGTTAAAAGTAAGCCATAAACAGAACGTAGACAATTTTAATTTTTTACTTTTTTGAAAGTTCGTATTGATTATGATGATAACCTGACCCTCTTTCAGTTAATGTGAATCCACCGTACTTTTCGTAGGATATCAACCGCAATGATACGAGCTTTTTTAGCCTTTAGGTAACGCCGGGGCAAGTAATGGATAGCGTGCTGGCCAGATCTTTTAACCTGACGTATACTTTTTTCTTAATAGTCTTTATAAAAAAATTTAGGGTGGCCGAAATGTTTTAATATTAGGGCGACCTAAATTCTCGTTGTGATAAGGATGCCATCGGAACAGGTAGAAGAGTATCTGGAAACCATTTACGATATAGGCGGTAAGGAAGGCTCCGCGAGGACGACGGCGATAGCCAAATGCCTAAACGTGGCCCCGGCCAGCGTGACCGAGGCGCTCCAGAACATGGCGGAGAACGGCCTCGTCACCTATGAACCATATAAAGGCGCGTCCCTCACGAAGCAGGGACTGGAGATTGCCACGAAGATCAAACGCAGGCACAGGCTCCTGGAAGTATTCCTGACGGATACTCTTCACATAAATAAGGACAATGTCCACGATGAAGCCTGCAAGATGGAGCATACAATATCCGATGAGACGGAGAACGCGCTCTGTAAAATGCTCAACGCCCCTGCCAGGTGTCCGCATGGAAGCCCGATAAGCCCGTGTGCCATGGCCGTTGGCACGTGCGATGAATGCGACATAGCAGCCCACGAAAAGGAATATGTGGCACATGAGAGGAATATTGTGCCCATCACAGAGTTGGCGCCGTGCGAGAAGGGAGTTATCGAATTCCTCCGGGGAGATAAGAAGGTCGTCCAGAGGCTTTCGGACCTGGGTCTGACCCTACATACGGAAGTCGAGCTTCTACGGAAAGCGCCGATGAATGGCCCCATCGAAGTGTGCGTGCGAAGGACGAAACTGGCGATTGCCCGGGAGATCGCCGATAACATCTTTGTCAACATAGCAGGATAAAAAAGGAGTTTACAATTATGGCTGGCAGTGAGGATCGCACGAGACTTGGCCAGGCTCCTAAACTAAAGGATTCGACCGGTAACATTGACCGGGATAAAATAGGCCGGGTAGTCGCCCTTGCCGGCAACTCGAACGTGGGCAAGAGCGCCATTTTCAATCAATTAACCGGGGTCGACCAGATCATCGGGAACTGGCCCGGCAAGACGGTCGAGCGAGCCGAAGGGCTATTACAATACAAGGGCCAAAGGATAAAGATCATCGACCTGCCCGGGATTTATTCATTCTCTACATATTCGATGGAAGAGATCGTATCCCGGGATTTCATCGC
This is a stretch of genomic DNA from Methanocella sp.. It encodes these proteins:
- a CDS encoding DUF1616 domain-containing protein; this encodes MADNQTWEQPVGLRPGHNGTNMKVDFLLYKDGNTTSPYRECYLRVNVTGGEPPYFSSLAIIFAVLNCSCILSFLRGRRALFFTTKARWHGGPQSLFYN
- a CDS encoding rubrerythrin family protein, with translation MKKATARSVRDAFGAESAAHMRYLIFSEQAGYENFPNVARLFRALTFAGQVHAIAHYRQAKELLGEYCVYFSAPFILDRTVDNLTKASEAAQEAGEEFYPPLAAAARSQGEMQAAQSFERIAQVKKAHYEMLRNMLGFIEHAAEEPKIGGLYVCGGCGLVVEGKPPGICPICEAKQSCFRLVS
- a CDS encoding tRNA uridine(34) 5-carboxymethylaminomethyl modification radical SAM/GNAT enzyme Elp3 — its product is MENTRAACRELVSLIVAGDVATQAELNKAKKMVSIRYHLSQLPRNSDILREAGDDHDAVLGILQKRPVRTMSGVAVVAVMTSPYKCPHGKCVPCPGGVDSVFNSPQSYTGAEPAALRAIQENYDPYRQVTARLSQLRQIGHELDKAELIVMGGTITARPLDYQQWFVKRCLDAMNDFGVEPLYTKYPEDAQAVNEEAAVRNVAMTFETRPDWCRVQHIDRMLDMGVTKVELGVQSTYDFILKRIERGHTVADSVEANRALRDSAIKVGFHMMPGLPGSSFETDLRSFETLFTDGRFCPDYLKIYPTLVTQGTKLYDQWERGEYTPYTSEEAALLLARIKERLPKWVRLQRIQRDIPVKHIAAGVVKSNVRQLAGDIMQREGKQCHCIRCREVGHKALNGLKADPEQVKLGVEKYEACGGLEHFISFEETNIDALIGFARLRFPCRPHRTELADAALIRELHVYGRMVPIGEKDGNWQHRGYGIELLNKARSLAKEAGYGKLAVMSGIGVRPYYRKLGFARDGPFMSMRIRD
- a CDS encoding helix-turn-helix transcriptional regulator, giving the protein MTRISIKLAVISLVLVCTLSIAAPALAQSTVIKVDVYPNGDARWTTEKMIPLDTPDDVAGWDATAAQGTKSYLADFTIKMKDYVARISDMTGRNMTVKDVNVTVQKSQPYALSDNGSHTYGVISYQFTWTGFAMASGNALEVGDAFVDGYLMNAGDSITFTLPAGYNITSISPDADDFKKSYQPQVRWVMDSTNDSDFRLFPGGEPSIIMEKTAVATAFSLEWWMLVPVILVSAIAGFGVAYLLLRRPQPEAPPVPDMDLPDAEVEAAEELPGPGEEGRFMSDEERIVKFLEEAGGQMFQSDLVKKTDFSKSKLSMVLTDLKEKGTIIKIKKGKENLIRLNRPDKQEEPPKE
- a CDS encoding Xaa-Pro peptidase family protein gives rise to the protein MSSIKRGCGEPILLISESYHSADMYYATGFLAPDRFVYICQDDSEYLFVSQMEYERAKKQSKVKNVHSMEEYDYLNRLRSLKDPDLALVDTLVAIFSSINIKKVRVPADFSLLLGDLLRSKGITVVPTPRLFEEARSVKTPDELEKIKKAQAVNEKAMAHAIEIIKKSQPVNGVLYYEGRPLTSELLQREIEMVFIANGYDTNDSIVAAGPRSSDPHFAGEGHVKENEPIVIDLFPYGKKDRYYADMTRTVVMGRPSAEIQKMYDVTLEAQNIALKAIKAGITGKYVNDLVCECFEKHGYGTTRTKSAEGFIHSTGHGVGIDIHELPSISESGLEPLKAGQVVTVEPGLYIKGVGGVRIEDMVVVTDTGCIDLTNMPKNLVI
- the map gene encoding type II methionyl aminopeptidase, which produces MEPEILEKYRKAGAILKEVRENAVPRVKKGAKLLDVADAIEAEIIEKGAKPAFPVNISINQEAAHDSPGVDDERVFGDDMVKVDIGAHIDGYIADTAVTVDLSGNPDLVKASRTALEQAIKLVRPGVNTTEIGAVIEETIEGFGFKPIYNLTGHGLGHYVQHSEPAIPNKRIGQGVKLEAGQVIAIEPFATNGIGIVVEGSFIEIFSLIHTKPVRMPHERELLKKIQEYNGLPFARRWLKDIKYVDKSLTSLMRQGIIHGYPVLVEHQHGLVSQAEHTMIITEDGSELTT
- a CDS encoding aldehyde dehydrogenase family protein, producing MKMLIDGEWTDAASGETYEVRNPASGKLLDTAPLGGAEDVKRAVDAAREAQKKWSAMPARDRGRIFFKAAQRIRDRQADLATMLTMEQGKPFKEARDEIQGFANILEYYAGISAALEDGLIPLAQGKRGAVLRRPIGVCGAIIPWNVPGIIMGWKVGPALITGNTLVLKPATTTPLTNLSLAYAMGEAGLPKGVLNVVTGPGKSVGDEIVRNPGVRKISFTGSIETGKRVLQAVSASMKRVTLELGGSDPMIVCDDFDINKAVAGAVHGRFYNCGQTCTAAKRLFVFEAIADEFIGQLKSRVERLNVGNGMDEGVEMGPLNNRAQWEQIKGLVEEVRTKDEGRVIVGGRVQDGEQYRNGFFYMPTLVTNVAPDSRLLREEVFGPVLPIVVVKGLDEAIERANDTKYGLGSSIWTNDMEKAKAACERLESGITWINQHVKLPPEMPFGGVKESGIGRENGLETIDAYYELKSIML
- a CDS encoding metal-dependent transcriptional regulator, encoding MPSEQVEEYLETIYDIGGKEGSARTTAIAKCLNVAPASVTEALQNMAENGLVTYEPYKGASLTKQGLEIATKIKRRHRLLEVFLTDTLHINKDNVHDEACKMEHTISDETENALCKMLNAPARCPHGSPISPCAMAVGTCDECDIAAHEKEYVAHERNIVPITELAPCEKGVIEFLRGDKKVVQRLSDLGLTLHTEVELLRKAPMNGPIEVCVRRTKLAIAREIADNIFVNIAG